TTTTTAGTTCTACTGCCCAACACGTACCATGGCTGGGCGTAATAAACGACCGTTCAAGCTATAACCTTTTTGTAATACAGTACCGACAGTATCAGCCTCTGCTTCTTCATCGATACCCACCGCTTCATGCAAATCCGCGTTGAATTTCTCGCCTTGTGGGTCAACCATTTCGACGCCGTTCTTATTTAATACGTCCAATAACGCTTTGTGCGTCAGTCTCACCCCTTCTGTAACAGGGTCATCGGCATGGGCGCTTTCGATGGCGCGTTCTAAATTATCGACCACTTCTAATAGCTCTTTGGCAAATTTCTGCAAGGCAAAACGCTTGCTCTTATCCGCCTCTTGCTCCATGCGTTTTTGTGCATTGTAAGCTTCGGCATTGGCACGGGCGGTGACTTCTTTAGCTTGCTTTACTTCACCTTCTAGCTCAGCGATACGCGCTTTAAAGGTGTCGAGATCGATTTCATTTTCGATGGTCATCTCTTCACCTGAGTTATGCTTTGGATCAAACTCTTTCATAGTTTCTTCTAAAATACTGTCACTGTGTTCAATATTGTCATGCGCCACATTTTGCTCAGGCGATTCGTGGTTGGTATTTTGCTCGCTCATGATAGCTCCTTAGAATTTTAATGATGACAATTTATATAAGAGGCAACAAGTTCACTATTTGCTAGGGATACTATGCTCTTATTAAGTAATTAACCCGTCTTACACATTGTTTTTATGAGTACCTTCTACTAGCTGTTTGATAAAGGTGATGAAGGTAAATTTCAAGCCTAAGCCAAGGGAATTTTTCTAATTTACAACAAATATTGCCTAAATCTGGACTAAAGTGCTCAAAACATAATTTTATAGGTGGTAAATGGCTACCCATGTTCGTTAACACAAGCTACAAGAAAGCAGTACTTATTCCAAAAAACTTACCATTGGTACATAAGCCATTACCAAACAATACTCAACTTTATTTTTGATTACTCTATTATTGCTACAAATAGTATGGCTCATGTCAAAGTGAACGCTCATATATGACAACGCATACTGACAATCCTTAACGAGAAGTGTTATGTCTAAATCAACCGTGTTATCAATCAACGCGCTATTAAATAAAGCGCTGATGACGATAAAGCTCGCATCAACAGATCGTATAGATAAGGGTATAAGAGAAGAAAATGGCACTCAAGAGAGTCGTTTGACCGTCAAACAAAAAGTACTTAGCTATAACCCGTTGACGACTTGCCAGCCGCATACCTTGCACTATGCCATGAAAGGAGTCGGCTATCTGCCAACGCCACTATTAGAGAGCTTGGTTGGTTATTTGAAAGGACCTACCTCAAAACAATATCTGCACGCCGATGCTCACCTGCGTTTGATTCTCGCGGTGAATAGTAAGCTTAAAACGCCTCTTGAGCTGACACCAATGCATGAGCTGCGCGAAAGGTTCGCCGCTGACGCCGTGGCGATGCAAGCGCCGTACGTATGGCAGCAAACAAGTGACAATGTCATCGGCAACATGAAGCGATTTACGAAAAAAAATCAGAAACTTGTGCATTGGGAAGACAAAGTGATTGCCAACGCTGATGATGGCGATATGACCATTCGCTGTTATCAATCAGACGCGAGCTCTCATGGCTTAGGGTTCAAAAAAGCGGATACTCATAATTCTGATGAAACAGTGCTGTTATATTTTCATGGGGGTGGATTTTGTATTGGTGATGTCAATACCCATCATGAATTTTGCCACGCGGTTTGTGAGCAGACGGGCTGGCCGATAGTCAGTGTTGATTATCGCTTAGCACCTGAGCATCCATCACCAGCGGCATTAAAAGACTGTATCACTGCCTATGCTTGGCTGGCTGAGCATTGCCATACCTTAGGCGCTTTACCCTCGCGAATCGTGCTAGCAGGCGATAGTGCTGGCGGCGGATTGTCCACTTTGATTGCTCAACAACTCACTGCGCCCTCGCAAATCGCATGGTCAGATCTGGGCAGTGCAGGTCAAAAAATGTTCGATTTATTAGAGCGCTTACCAAAGCCGCTTGCACAAATGCCTTTATATCCTGTGACGGATATCGAAACGGATTATCCAAGTTGGGAGTTATATGGCGAGGGATTATTATTGGATCATGCCGATGTGGCTGTATTTGATTCTGCTTGTTTAGATAACAGCCCCTTGCCACGCCAGCATATCCTTAACTGTCCGATGCTTGGTGACAATAGTAAAGTATGCCCGACTTACATTGTCGCCGCAGAATTAGACGTATTACGTGATGAAGCATTTGCTTATGCAAAGCAATTAAAGGTGCATGGTGTAGCAGTCGAGACTCATACCATTCTTGGTGCGCCGCATGGTTTTATTCATTTTATGAGTATTCATCAAGGTATCGGACAAGCAACAGACGATATTATTAAAGGGTTTGCGAGCTTTGTGCGTGACGTTATCAATACCCAGTCACAATTAGCGGCATAGTTATCAACACAGTTGTATAAGAAAGTGCTGGTTCATTTATAAAATAGAATGGTGCTGCCACTATTTAAACGTTACTTTTTTAAGCATTGTTTTCTTAAATATGACTTTCTTAAACGTTATCTTCAACATGACCATTCATAGTGATCAGCCAAATCTCTGAGCGCGAGCCCAGTCGAAACGGAATGCCCCAAAAGCCGTAACCAGATGACACCACGAAGTGACTGTCATTGATGACCTCATAGCCATAGCCCAAGCGGTTAATGGCTTTGACAATGAAGTTGGCGGGGAATATTTGACCGTTATGAGTATGCCCTGAGAGCTGTAAATCAATCGGCATTTGACTGTGCTCAGCAATATCACTTGGTCTGTGATCTAGCAGTATCACTGGCTGTGTAGTATCAACTTGAGCCAGTAGATCGGTTGTGGCTACCCGCTGTCTTTTATGGTTATCAAAACGCCCAACCAGCCAGATTGGTTGACCTTCATGCTCGATACCGATTACTTCGTCATTTAACAACTGCACGCCAGCAGCACGCAACGCTTGGGCAATCGGCTGCTCATGCCCGTATAAATCATGATTGCCCAATGTCGCATAGACACCATACGGCAGGCTTTCGCATAACTCCGCCAAGTTTTTTGCCATATTATAATCAGTAAATGCTTGCGTATTATCATCCATGATATCGCCCGGCATCAGCAGTATCTCTGCTTTATGCTGCACAATAAGATGATGCAGCCTATCTATTGCACCGCTACCAAACAATCGTCCGATATGTAAGTCGCTAGCGACCGCAATACGTAATGGCTTAGCCAAAGGTTTATCAATATTAATAGATAACTCACGTACCACAGGCGCATAAGCACTATATAAGGCGTAAACAAATAACCCGATAAATATTGCCAATGCCAATATGCGCAACCCAAAATCGACGGTAGCCGTTTTAGCGAGCGCATCACCAGTTAGCGATGTGATTAACCAATAGCCACCATAAAATAGGCTGGTAACTAAAGCCGTCAATAGCATAAAGTGCATGACTAACATCCAACCACTGATCCAGCGATAGCTATTTTTAAATGCTCTATTGACACTGAGTAGCAGCAAACCGTTGGTAATAACGAATACAATAACCCATACCGAAGTTTGCAAATCTGCTGTCTGCCAAGGCTGTAACCACCATTGCACGCTTAGAGCTGCACCGACACTAAACAGCTGCAATAGCACAAAAATGGTGATAAAAAATGCGTAGCGCATGAAAAATCCTTGAGTATGATGGCGTAAATGCAGTGTATTTTCAGCTGACAAGACGAGCAAAGTAGCTATTAGCCAGCCTAACAGCAAATAAAAACCTCTACTATTTAGATATGGTAGAGGCTTTATCATAGGGATAACACTGTTTATTTAAATGGCTCATACACCAGACTGCAACGTGATTATCCAAATCTCAGAACGCGTACCCAGTCTAAATGGTACGGGACCGATACCATAACCAGAGGTCACCAAAAACTGCGTATCGGCTATTTTTTTGCTGCCATAGTTTAGTGGTGTCAACCAATCCATCAATATCGTTAACGGAAATATCTGCCCGCCATGGGTATGCCCAGACAGATGCAAATCGACTGGCAGGGCGCTAGGACGATGTTCCAAAAATATCACTGGTTTTTCTGTCTCTACTTGTGTCAATAACTCATCTGCTGACAGTCTGGTACGATCGATGTCATTAGAACGCCCCACCAGCCATACTGAATCATCTAATAGCACACTCTCATTATCAAGCGCTTTGATGCCAGCCTCTTCCACCGCCTGTGTGATCTGTTGGTCATAACCGAAATAATCGTGATTGCCTAAAGTCGCGTAGACGCCAAGCGGTGCCTTTAGCTTTGATAGCTGCTCATGCATATTGGTATTATCGTAAGCAATGGTATTGTCATTCATAATGTCACCAGCGATAACCACGACATCGGGATGTTGCGCATTGATAAGGTCAATCATTTTCTTTATCTGCCGATTACCAAACCATCTACCCAAATGCGTATCAGAGACAAGCGCGATATCCATTGGTTTAGCCAGCGGTTTGTCAATCGTAACAGTTAGACGATGTACGACGGGCGAATAAGCATTAAATACCGCTAAGCTAACAATGGCGACATAAACTGTAATGGCAAAGGTACGCAAGAGTATTGGACGAGATTTTTGTTTAAAGAGCCGATAGACAATGAGCGCAACTACAGAAGTTATCAAACCAGCATAAAACATAAAACCTTGCAAAATACTAACGACCAGATAAACATGAAAGCGCTCACCCCAAAACTCAGTCAAGCCATAAATGAGAGCACTATTATTAATAATAAAGACAGCAGCTATCAGCACAGCTTTGGCGGCAGTCGTTTTTGGCTTTATTAACCAGTAAATAAGAACGGTGGTCATAACAGCTAGCAACTGAGTAAAAACGATGAAGAACCACATAGTAAGGTCTAATCAGATAGAGATAACGCTATCTTACGTGAAAAATTTGATGCTCTGGATATAGCCTCCTTTTTTCCACGAAAACTTCATATACTTTACGCCCAAGGTGCTGTTGCCACAAAACTAAATGGTTGCCACTAAACGTACTTTAACGTTTATCTGGTGCTATTTTGCAAACGCCATTAGCGCAATCTTGCATCACTGCTTTGCCATAAACCAACTTGGTCACCCAGTTCGGAATTCTATAGCGATTGCGCGCGACATAAGGATAAGCCAAGTCGCCAAGTTGTTTGACTACTGGCAAAAACAACAACGGTGACCATTTAACGCCGCCCGTTCTGTAGAGCAGTCGTACGGCATCCATGTGCGTATACCAATTGCCGTAGCTGTCTTGCATACACATATAAGTCATCGCATCCTTACGGCTAAATCCTGCGGCGGCCAACTCATCAACCCCCTCGTCTACAGGAACTAAGTGTATCTTTTCCGGTTGACGTTTTTTCATATTATGCGCCTCGGTGCTGCATATCACGCACGCATCATCGTAGTACATGGTAATGGACAAATTCGCTTGCTCTCTATAACTGTTGATATGATTTTGGATAATCATCTTACGACTCCTTTATGAGTGATATCTCAGTATCAAGACTATTAGATTTTTGAGTCACGCTAGATTGTTGGTGCTGATTGGCTGCGGCTAAAAGAGGGATGACTGGCTGCTGCGTCCACTGCGGCGCAGCACTGTCTAAGCGCTTGGCAAGCATCGGTAAATGATTGGTTGGCACCGCTGGGAATAAGTGATGCTCGATGTGATAGAGTAAGTTAAAAGTCAGTAAATTAATCAATGGATGACGCTCGCTGCGCGCATATACTACCTCATCACAACCATGATGGACGCTCCATACTGCAAAGAATCCTACCATCGTATTGGCCAATATCATCACCAATACGTGATATATCAAAACTGGATGCGTCGTGATAAAAGCAGCGACAATCACTGCGAAAATAAGCAACAGATCAAAGCCAACGAGTATACGATTGCGGCTACTACCATGCGTCAAGCCAAACCACTGAATCATAATCGAAAAAATACCACCGCCTAATATCGCCTGATACCAAGGCAGACGAGCCCAATTACCCTCGACATCGCTGTCACCCAGTGGATCTCTATGATGATTGAGATGAGTATGCCGAATGGCATGCGTGCTACAGAGCATCGTGATACTGAGAAAAAACAGCATGGTTTCAGTGGCAAGCTTCTCTACTCCCAACGTTCGATGATAACAATCATGGGCTTGTCTCAGTGCGGCAGTAAAAAAGAAAAATGTCGCCACAAGTGCAAGCAACCACCACCCTTGCCACGCGCTCCACCATGACAATAATAAAAAAGGCAAAGATAAGAAAATATTATAAACAGTCTCGCCAAGACTAAGCTGTCGCAAATCTTGCCATTCAACACTGGCTAACGAAGGATGACGCATGATGTTCTCCTTACTTGGTGATAAGCAGTAGCTGTCTTGCTGGAGCGACTACTTAATTTAATCGGCTGTTTTAATTTACTTTATTTCTGTCAATAGTGAAATTATTAGATAAATTTTATTTATGTTTAGGTAGTGCTATTAAACCTGTGATGATAGCGCTGACACCGCCATTACAGCAAAATAAAATATCACTTGTCATAGAAGAATTTACAGAGCCATCCCCTATCATGAACCAAACTACGAATAAAAACGTGCTTATAAAACCTATTATAAATATAGGAAAAACCTTCGCTACCGAATGAAAATATATTTCGAATTTAGAGACGATATAACCTGCCAATAACGCTGGTAGTAAACCTCCAAAAAAACCTGCTAGGATAAATACTGGGGCTATCTTGACGAAGAGTAGTGAATCTCGTAGTGGAATGCCAATATCTATCAACATTCCTATCGCTATATATAAAAAGAGAATTACACCTCCTACCACCCCGCCTAATAATCCATAAGTTCCTATTACCTTAGCTTTAGGATAGCTGGATGCTGTGGCTGTAGCGCTAATCTCAATATCACTCATACACACCTCCATTTAGGTTTCACATGAAACAAAGAATCCTATGATAAAGACTACGTTTCACATGAAACAACCTTCATAAGTATCTATGACTTCTGCTCTTCTAAAGCTTGCTTCAGTGTTGGCTGTTTAAAATCATAACCTGCGTCCTGTAATGCTTGCGGCACTACTTTTTGACCATCAATTAATAGAGTCGACATCTCACCAAATATCAGCTTAAGCAGAAAATTGGGTAAAGTAAAAAAGGTAGGACGGTGTAGCCATGCTCCAAGCGTTTTGGTAAAAGTATGATTGGTCACTGGATTAGGCGCAGTGAGGTTATACACCAGCACTGGCGTATCATTGATAGTTTCTAACGAGTGATCATCGGTAGTCTGAGTGTCCGCATAATTAGCAAGATGCTTTTCAATGATGAATATCACCGCCCCAACCCAGTCTTCACGACTGATCCAGCTCATGATTTGTTTGCCATCACCTAACTGTCCACCAACGCCCATTTTAAATGGGGTTAATAACTTACCAAGCATCCCGCCATCAGGATGGATAACCACCCCAGTGCGCACGATAGCCACAGGCACGCCATGTTTAGTGGCTTTGAGCGCTAACTGCTCCCATTCATGACATAATTGATGGGCAAAATCAGTTTCAAAACCACTGCTTTCGGTAAGAGGTTTATCGCCTTGTGCGCCATACCAGCCAATCGCAGAGCCGCTGACCATTAGCTTGGGCTTAATACTGGTGCGCTTAATAAATGCCAATAAGGATTCGGTAGGCTTGATACGGCTGGCGAGCAACTGCTCTTTGCGCGCATCGCTCCAGCGCGAGTCAGCAATGCCTGCGCCTGCTAGGTTTAAGATAACATCAAAGCTTTTATCCGAACTCGCTAGCTCATCGTAGGTCATCATGCTGATCGCGTCAGGATGCGTTTGGCTGCTATCGCGTGTTAGCCATGTAATGTGTAAGTCCTTATCCTGCGTACGATAGCGTTTGATCAGCTCGCCACTAAAAGCACTGCCTAAAAAGCCTGAGCCACCACTGATTAAAATATTCATGTCCTACTCCCTATATTTTTCGCTTATCGTTTAGTAAAACTTAATCCGTTACAGCCATCGTCTACTTTTTTAGTACTAACATCAAAATGACTTTTACATACTTTTGGTAAAGCAATGCGGCTGGCAATCGCTGAATTGATTGCGCCAAACAATCCTATACCAATCATAAAGGCCAGTAGCACGCCAACCTCTATCCATGAGTTGATGCCTAAATATAGGATGATTGCACCCATATAACCTGCTGACGTTATAAACCCCACTAAAAATGTCGTGCGTAGACTCTTATGATCACCGCGCCATATCTGCTTATAAGCGACGATAACACCCGTTAATAAAGCAGGAATAAAACCAAGCAGACCAACATAGAGTAATGGCTGGTAACCAATTTGGGCAAAATCCGCATCCCTAAAAACAAACAATAAACCCAGCTCTGCAATCACTCCACCAACTAAGCTACCAAACCCTGCAAACAAAATAATCACTTGTAGATAAGGATACACACCTAACTCATTATTCGTTTTCATTCTATTTATCCCATTAACATTCGTCGTTAATTCAGTATAAATATGGTGTTGCCAAAGCCAATGAAATTCCTGTGGATAATTGGTGGATAAGTATCTTGATTTTGTTTTACCTACTAATTAAGCAAAATGCTTACGAATAGGACAGTCACTATCATTACTATTTTGAGATTTATTCTTTAATTGGTTCCAACGATGATTAATAAAATCTATGACGTTTACCATACTTGGCAATACATGTTCTTTGGTCAGATGTGGCGCTGCTGCATCTAAACGCTTGGCAAGCTCAGGTAAATGATTGGATGGTATGGCAGGAAAGAGATGATGCTCTACGTGATAAAGCAAATTAAAGGTCAGCAAGTTGACCAAAGGATTGCGCTCGGTGCGAGCGATTGTCTCATCACAATCATGATGCACACCCCACACCGCAATGATGCCAACACTGGCATTGGCCAACATCATGGTCAGTAGGTGATACATCAATACTTGCGCTAACTTGGTCAGAGCAGGAACAGTTAAAGGAAATACGGTCAGTACGAAAGCAACCAAGACGACTAAAGCAATCAAGCCAAATTCTAGCCAAGCCAATTTTTGATTGCGACGGCTGCTTAGACGCAGTCCTTGACGATAAATATCGAGTCGATAAGTTATCCCGCCGATCAGCGCTTGCCACCATGAGCCCTTTGCTAGACTGCCCTCAATATCACTATCGCCCAATGGATTGCGGTGATGTTCCATGTGGGTGGCTCGAATGCTGTGCAAACTGGTCATTAGTAGCGCGCTAAGCAACAGTAATATAGCGGTGGTCGTGCGTTTACCTGTCCCTAAGCTATGATGATAGCCATCGTGTGCTTGGCGAAATGCGGCAGCAAAGAATAAATAAGAAGCCCCGCATGCTAAGACATACCAAGAGTGGCTGGCAAACCACCATGACAACAATAAAAAAGGATAAGGCAAAATAACGTTGTAAGCAATTTGACCGCGCGTTAACCGGCGCAAGTCTTGCCACTCGACTGCAGCAACAGCCTTTTTAATAGCTTGTTCTTTATTAGCGTGTGTTTGATTGACTGTCATTTTACACATCCATTTGTTATTACTGTTTTTGGTTGCTGCTATTTTATAGAAACTTATCTCACTTAAACTCAACTGGCTTTTATATTTATTACATATATTTCTGTCAAAACAGAAATTATATTGCAAATTTTTTATTTTAAATTACACCGCTAACTATTAACGTAAGACTTTTTTAATACTAGCGCCCAGTTTTAGGACTTTTTTGAGGATGCTTGTGGGCAGTTTAAGCATCTCAGATGACCATGTGGTTAGGGTACTGACGAATTCTTGGGTATCACGAATACGTGACTTTACCTCATTATTTTCATGTTCAAATTCAGGACTGTCCATCAATTCTTGTAAGAACTGCACAGTTGGCTCAAGCTCACGCTTTTGTCGTTCAACCACGATGATGCGTGCCAGCTCCCAAACGTCAGTATTGGTCGTGAAGTGATCGCGACGATCACCCAATATCGAGACCTTTTGTACTAAGCCCCAATGCTGCAACTCTTTAATACTATTTGAGACGTTAGAGCGAGCAACACCAAGTGTTTCGGTGATTTCTTCAGCATTTAATGGCTTACCAATGATGAATAACAACGCATGAATCTGTGACATGGTGCGATTGACGCCCCACTGCGAGCCCATTTCACCCCAATGTAAGATAAATTTTTCGGTCACAGGATTTAGTTTCATGATTAATATGTACTCTACTTTATAAGTTTTGATTATTTCATTTACTTATCTTGCGCTATTCTTTTATTTCTGTCAATAGTGAAATTAATAGATAACACTCATCGCTTGGTTGACTGTCATGTGCTAACGAATGACCAAACCCGTGGTCGCATCACGAATTTGGCTCGGTAAAATATAGCCTAAAGTGTCAGCCTGCAAGTAGCTGATTTGCTCGCCAAAATATCCATAAGCATCAGTGAAAGTCATAGCAGGCGGTTGCCCTGATGGATTACAGCTTGTGGAAACCAATAGCCCAAATGGGTTTTGAACGTCGACCAGTTGTTGACACAATTGACGAATCATAGGATGCGCAATAACTCTAACCGCCACTGTTTGATGCTGCCCTGTGATCCAAGGAGGGATAGTCGTTTCAAGTGTCTGAGGGATAGGCAGTAGCCATGTATGGGCTTGCTTACCTTGTAGCTCTATACTGTCAGTATCTGCCTGCCAACTCTTGATGATTTGTTGGCGCTGGCCTTCTTCTAAAGGCTCTAGTAACGGCTTTAAACGCTCAGCGCTGTCAGTAATGACGATCATGCCTTTGGCTTGTGGACGCTGTTTAATGGATAAAATACGTTGAACGGCTGCTTCGTCATAAGCGTCACAACCGATACCCCAAACGCTTTCGGTGGGATAAGCAAGTAGCTGTCCTTCTTTAAGCCATTTGGCAGCTTGAGTGACAGAATCAGTAATAAAAGATGTGGATTTTTCCATGGCTTGAAGGCTTCAAAAAGGTAGAAATTTAAGCACTCATCATAACATAAGACTAAGAAAAATTAGGGCAGCGAAGTTTAAAGCGACCTTATTAGCAGCTACCTAGGTCGTGTCATCAATTAGCACATTAGTACGTTTAGTGGTCTTAAAGTGGCTAAATTTTGCTAAACATCGTCAGCAATTTTTTCAATATGTTCATATTAACGGCAATTGCTTCCTTGTTTATCTACAATTTTTCTCATTTTAAGCCTCACAATCTAATTGATGACACGCCCTAGATTGTACTGTCGTCAATCACTTGGCAGTAGATAAGTGAAAAGCCTAAAGCGATAGAAAGTAC
This region of Psychrobacter sp. JCM 18902 genomic DNA includes:
- a CDS encoding GbsR/MarR family transcriptional regulator, which gives rise to MKLNPVTEKFILHWGEMGSQWGVNRTMSQIHALLFIIGKPLNAEEITETLGVARSNVSNSIKELQHWGLVQKVSILGDRRDHFTTNTDVWELARIIVVERQKRELEPTVQFLQELMDSPEFEHENNEVKSRIRDTQEFVSTLTTWSSEMLKLPTSILKKVLKLGASIKKVLR
- a CDS encoding L-threonylcarbamoyladenylate synthase, which gives rise to MEKSTSFITDSVTQAAKWLKEGQLLAYPTESVWGIGCDAYDEAAVQRILSIKQRPQAKGMIVITDSAERLKPLLEPLEEGQRQQIIKSWQADTDSIELQGKQAHTWLLPIPQTLETTIPPWITGQHQTVAVRVIAHPMIRQLCQQLVDVQNPFGLLVSTSCNPSGQPPAMTFTDAYGYFGEQISYLQADTLGYILPSQIRDATTGLVIR
- a CDS encoding fatty acid desaturase family protein, coding for MTVNQTHANKEQAIKKAVAAVEWQDLRRLTRGQIAYNVILPYPFLLLSWWFASHSWYVLACGASYLFFAAAFRQAHDGYHHSLGTGKRTTTAILLLLSALLMTSLHSIRATHMEHHRNPLGDSDIEGSLAKGSWWQALIGGITYRLDIYRQGLRLSSRRNQKLAWLEFGLIALVVLVAFVLTVFPLTVPALTKLAQVLMYHLLTMMLANASVGIIAVWGVHHDCDETIARTERNPLVNLLTFNLLYHVEHHLFPAIPSNHLPELAKRLDAAAPHLTKEHVLPSMVNVIDFINHRWNQLKNKSQNSNDSDCPIRKHFA
- a CDS encoding metallophosphoesterase, whose translation is MRYAFFITIFVLLQLFSVGAALSVQWWLQPWQTADLQTSVWVIVFVITNGLLLLSVNRAFKNSYRWISGWMLVMHFMLLTALVTSLFYGGYWLITSLTGDALAKTATVDFGLRILALAIFIGLFVYALYSAYAPVVRELSINIDKPLAKPLRIAVASDLHIGRLFGSGAIDRLHHLIVQHKAEILLMPGDIMDDNTQAFTDYNMAKNLAELCESLPYGVYATLGNHDLYGHEQPIAQALRAAGVQLLNDEVIGIEHEGQPIWLVGRFDNHKRQRVATTDLLAQVDTTQPVILLDHRPSDIAEHSQMPIDLQLSGHTHNGQIFPANFIVKAINRLGYGYEVINDSHFVVSSGYGFWGIPFRLGSRSEIWLITMNGHVEDNV
- the grpE gene encoding nucleotide exchange factor GrpE yields the protein MSEQNTNHESPEQNVAHDNIEHSDSILEETMKEFDPKHNSGEEMTIENEIDLDTFKARIAELEGEVKQAKEVTARANAEAYNAQKRMEQEADKSKRFALQKFAKELLEVVDNLERAIESAHADDPVTEGVRLTHKALLDVLNKNGVEMVDPQGEKFNADLHEAVGIDEEAEADTVGTVLQKGYSLNGRLLRPAMVRVGQ
- a CDS encoding TIGR01777 family oxidoreductase — protein: MNILISGGSGFLGSAFSGELIKRYRTQDKDLHITWLTRDSSQTHPDAISMMTYDELASSDKSFDVILNLAGAGIADSRWSDARKEQLLASRIKPTESLLAFIKRTSIKPKLMVSGSAIGWYGAQGDKPLTESSGFETDFAHQLCHEWEQLALKATKHGVPVAIVRTGVVIHPDGGMLGKLLTPFKMGVGGQLGDGKQIMSWISREDWVGAVIFIIEKHLANYADTQTTDDHSLETINDTPVLVYNLTAPNPVTNHTFTKTLGAWLHRPTFFTLPNFLLKLIFGEMSTLLIDGQKVVPQALQDAGYDFKQPTLKQALEEQKS
- a CDS encoding fatty acid desaturase family protein, whose protein sequence is MRHPSLASVEWQDLRQLSLGETVYNIFLSLPFLLLSWWSAWQGWWLLALVATFFFFTAALRQAHDCYHRTLGVEKLATETMLFFLSITMLCSTHAIRHTHLNHHRDPLGDSDVEGNWARLPWYQAILGGGIFSIMIQWFGLTHGSSRNRILVGFDLLLIFAVIVAAFITTHPVLIYHVLVMILANTMVGFFAVWSVHHGCDEVVYARSERHPLINLLTFNLLYHIEHHLFPAVPTNHLPMLAKRLDSAAPQWTQQPVIPLLAAANQHQQSSVTQKSNSLDTEISLIKES
- a CDS encoding thiol-disulfide oxidoreductase DCC family protein, producing MIIQNHINSYREQANLSITMYYDDACVICSTEAHNMKKRQPEKIHLVPVDEGVDELAAAGFSRKDAMTYMCMQDSYGNWYTHMDAVRLLYRTGGVKWSPLLFLPVVKQLGDLAYPYVARNRYRIPNWVTKLVYGKAVMQDCANGVCKIAPDKR
- a CDS encoding alpha/beta hydrolase — translated: MSKSTVLSINALLNKALMTIKLASTDRIDKGIREENGTQESRLTVKQKVLSYNPLTTCQPHTLHYAMKGVGYLPTPLLESLVGYLKGPTSKQYLHADAHLRLILAVNSKLKTPLELTPMHELRERFAADAVAMQAPYVWQQTSDNVIGNMKRFTKKNQKLVHWEDKVIANADDGDMTIRCYQSDASSHGLGFKKADTHNSDETVLLYFHGGGFCIGDVNTHHEFCHAVCEQTGWPIVSVDYRLAPEHPSPAALKDCITAYAWLAEHCHTLGALPSRIVLAGDSAGGGLSTLIAQQLTAPSQIAWSDLGSAGQKMFDLLERLPKPLAQMPLYPVTDIETDYPSWELYGEGLLLDHADVAVFDSACLDNSPLPRQHILNCPMLGDNSKVCPTYIVAAELDVLRDEAFAYAKQLKVHGVAVETHTILGAPHGFIHFMSIHQGIGQATDDIIKGFASFVRDVINTQSQLAA
- a CDS encoding metallophosphoesterase; its protein translation is MTTVLIYWLIKPKTTAAKAVLIAAVFIINNSALIYGLTEFWGERFHVYLVVSILQGFMFYAGLITSVVALIVYRLFKQKSRPILLRTFAITVYVAIVSLAVFNAYSPVVHRLTVTIDKPLAKPMDIALVSDTHLGRWFGNRQIKKMIDLINAQHPDVVVIAGDIMNDNTIAYDNTNMHEQLSKLKAPLGVYATLGNHDYFGYDQQITQAVEEAGIKALDNESVLLDDSVWLVGRSNDIDRTRLSADELLTQVETEKPVIFLEHRPSALPVDLHLSGHTHGGQIFPLTILMDWLTPLNYGSKKIADTQFLVTSGYGIGPVPFRLGTRSEIWIITLQSGV